A single Rhopalosiphum padi isolate XX-2018 chromosome 4, ASM2088224v1, whole genome shotgun sequence DNA region contains:
- the LOC132928421 gene encoding protein Skeletor, isoforms B/C: protein MCSVLMTRLLLCSIFLFERNYVISTEYRGKSLGTLNSYHHQVGGEVFAVNEYTILISDFTFDGSANDAFFWAGASSRPGPQGFILANEYGRTDVLKRYLGKELKLTLPDNKKLTDINWFAIYDLSKNIAFGDVYVPEDFEPPVKQIIGDLTTKSHGVSSGPIEILDSKTIKIPMFSYNGAGKDTYFVVGNGPQPSAKGRKIPDESGYLDNLRTYLNETIILELVGDTTVFDIDWLSVYDIQTKENFGWVLIPDEPNVPPSLKKVADKIENIMHCIQLHKKLQLSWQVFGPQITIRLAGQIDEDNYMAFGFSGSEEAPQMLGADIAITYIDGFRGQAMDYNITDKSPCVKVLGQYKGVCRDTLVGGLDDNQVHTASRENGINVITYRRNLQSYDVGDKEFKTNALNSMIWAIGRMNHQKEPSIHDYFPRSVLKLDLDPKPPIDTCYPFTVNTEPLKKDVWDQPKIIDSSLRMMTATLGPSGGKNGFQGLTGLPSPGLAWFINGYLIPEIWLKRGITYVIHIYGGNNPHSSQYYHPFVITDEPNGGYDGMTEVAQKHTRILAGVQYTLRRQARPTSAGPLCLRERKGFDRRLDDNFLSFKEFNKSLDMRCEPGDPAILEFKPNSSWPDIVYYHSFVQSNMGWKLHIVDKFSTGRNSAAQVQFNCFLGIFFYLIFIQM, encoded by the exons ATGTGTTCTGTGTTAATGACCCGTTTGTTActatgttcaatttttttatttgaaa GGAACTATGTCATAAGTACCGAGTATAGAGGTAAATCATTAGGAACTCTGAACTCATATCATCATCAAGTAGGTGGTGAAGTGTTTGCTGTtaatgaatatacaattttgatatcTGATTTTACGTTTGATGGAAGTGCGAATGATGCGTTTTTCTGGGCAGGAGCTTCTAGTAGACCTGGTCCTCAAGGATTTATTTTAGCTAACGAATATGGACG gactGATGTGCTTAAACGATATTTAggaaaagaattaaaattaacacttcccgataataaaaaattaactgataTTAATTGGTTTGCTATTTATGATCtttcaaaaaat atTGCATTTGGTGATGTTTATGTTCCGGAAGATTTTGAACCACcagttaaacaaataattggTGATCTTACAACTAAATCACATGGAGTTTCATCAGGACCAATTGAAATATTAGATTCTAAAACTATCAAGATTCCTATGTTTTCTTACAATGGTGCTGGAAAAg acacaTACTTTGTTGTTGGGAATGGACCTCAACCATCAGCTAAAGGGCGAAAAATTCCAGATGAATCAGGATA ctTAGACAATTTAAGAACTTATTTAAATGAAACCATTATACTAGAACTGGTGGGAGATACTACAGTTTTTGACATAGATTGGTTGAGTGTGTATGATATACAAACTAAAGAAAACTTTGGTTGGGTTTTAATACCCGATGAACCGAATGTACCCCCATCTTTGAAAAAAGTTGct gataaaatagaaaatattatgcattgtatTCAATTGCATAAAAAGCTTCAACTAAGTTGGCAAGTATTTGGCCCTCAAATTACAATAAGACTAGCAGGACAAATAGATGAAGATAATTATATGGCATTTGGGTTCAGCGGATCTGAAGAAGCACCTCAAATGTTAGGAGCCGATATTGCTATAACATACATTGATGGATTTAGAGGCCAAGCaatggattataatattacggaCAAATCTCCA tgtGTAAAAGTATTGGGACAGTATAAAGGAGTATGTAGAGATACTCTAGTTGGTGGATTAGATGACAATCAAGTACATACTGCATCTAGAGAAAATGGAATCAATGTCATAACATATAGAAGAAACTTACAATCAT atgatGTTGGAGATAAAGAGTTTAAAACTAATgctttaaattcaatgatttgGGCAATTGGTCGTATGAATCATCAAAAAGAACCCAGTATTCATGATTATTTTCCGAGAAGTGTATTAAAACTTGACCTAGATCCTAAACCTCCAATTGATACTTGTTACCCATTTACTGTGAATACTGAAcctttaaaaaa aGACGTATGGGACCaaccaaaaattattgattCGAGTTTACGTATGATGACTGCTACTCTAGGTCCATCAGGTGGAAAAAATGGATTTCAAGGTCTAACAG gtttACCTTCACCTGGACTTGCATGGtttataaatggatatttaataCCTGAAATTTGGTTAAAACGTGGTATTACATATGTAATTCATATTTATGGAGGTAATAATCCTCATAGTTCACAGTATTATCATCCATTTGTAATAACTGATGAACCAAATGGTGGTTATGATGGTATGACAGAAGTCGCGCAGAAACATACTAGAATATTAGCTGGTGTTCAATACACATTAAGGAGACAAGCTCGACCTACTTCTG cGGGTCCATTATGTTTGCGTGAACGAAAAGGATTTGATCGGCGTTTAGATGATAACTTTCTTtcatttaaagaattcaataaatCATTGGATATGAGATGTGAACCAG gagaTCCAGCTATATTGGAATTTAAACCTAATTCTTCTTGGCCAGATATAGTGTATTACCATAGTTTTGTTCAAAGTAATATGGGCTGGAAGTTACATATTGTTGACAAATTTAGTACAGGTAGAAATTCAGCTGCTCAAGTACAATTTAATTGTTTCttaggaatatttttttacttaatttttattcaaatgtga
- the LOC132928417 gene encoding desmoplakin-like, with protein MNTESQIKENQKEIIIKRQKIDEENSNIKKLENLCVDKNKTILDAQIEIEKKRSQLENIELKYKKESNELKNVKLEQQKKRTNLKIMNSIMKYHNEETKEKIQFYNENIIRPLELKLEKCISLVDYEKNRNNNINIASIIEFVPEFKEKIDNSKSQIVKLDKTLSVQYGTMTKLEEDYKNIQLNILRQTEISSIKTEKFIDIFDAILNYRTKMLKVVEMREKNIILDSKVFQKRYEIKKQREECLRRETALMLQLDKLKQLVRQQANYNKLLSQQYIQLTNK; from the exons ATGAATACTGAAAGTCAAATAAAAGAAAACCAGAAAGAAATTATcataaaacgtcaaaaaattgACGaagaaaatagtaatataaaaaaactagaaAATCTCTGTgttgataaaaacaaaactatactgGATGcacaaattgaaattgaaaaaaagcgATCACAATTAGAG aatattgaattaaaatacaaaaaagaatcaaatgaattaaaaaatgtaaaattggaGCAGCAAAAAAAACgaaccaatttaaaaataatgaattccaTTATGAAGTATCATAATGAAGaaactaaagaaaaaatacaattttacaatgaaaatatCATCAGACCTCTTGAacttaa attagaaaaatgtatttcactcgtagactatgaaaaaaatagaaataacaatataaacatcGCCAGTATAATAGAGTTTGTTCcggaatttaaagaaaaaattgataattctaaatcacaaatCGTAAAACTAGAT aaaactcTAAGTGTGCAGTATGGAACAATGACAAAACTTGAagaagattataaaaatattcaattgaatattttacgCCAAACGGAAATATCTTCAATCAAAACAGAAaaattcattgatatttttgatGCTATTTTGAATTACAG gacGAAAATGTTGAAAGTTGTTGAAatgagagaaaaaaatataattttagatagtAAGGTATTTCAAAAACGGTATGAGATAAAGAAACAAAGAGAAGAATGTTTAAGAAGAGAAACAGCTTTGATGCTGCagttagataaattaaaacaattggtCCGTCAACaagcaaattataataaactgttgTCTCAGCAGTATATTCAGCTGACGAATAAATAA
- the LOC132928846 gene encoding uncharacterized protein LOC132928846, with protein MNANKVFSGNELVQNIEQKAKSLKVLISEIKQSSHNDEFDPSIFNDINAYIEIVQTDCQTIMNDINNNLLHHIPQNIYNDKKMLQSMQMINNEDYYKQKMQKFEVEINFKVDDVTKSIRSTTDILNAYHKENLLLDEQTNEIYQKLNLQKNIINQEIDKFNNTYFIIKNAFGKWKESLIKKNDENVLLINEACKLISKYQQNMYVQHLFCSIVDIVTRHMAYEH; from the exons aTGAATGCAAATAAAGTTTTTTCCGGAAATGAATTGGTACAAAATATAGAACAAAAAGCAAAGTCTTTAAAGGTACTAATTTCTGAAATAAAACAGTCTAGTCACAATGATGAATTTGATCcatcaatatttaatgatattaatgcGTATATAGAAATTGTACAAACAGATTGTCAGACAATAatgaatgatattaataataatttgttacatCATATACCCCaaaatatttaca atgataaaaaaatgCTTCAGTCAATGCAGATGATTAATAATGAAGattattacaaacaaaaaatgcAGAAATTTGAGgttgaaatcaattttaaagttGATGACGTAACAAAATCAATTAGGTCAACTacagatattttaaatgcatatcaTAAAGAAAA cttATTACTTGATGAACAAACAaatgaaatatatcaaaaattaaatttacaaaaaaatataataaatcaagaaATTGATAAGTTCAATaacacatatttcataattaaaaatgccTTTGGAAAATGGAAAGAaagtctaataaaaaaaaatgatgaaaatgtCTTGTTGATTAATGAAGCCTGTAAATTGATATCTAAATATCAACAAAACATGTATgttcaacatttattttgta gcATAGTAGATATAGTCACTAGGCATATGGCATATgaacactaa